One genomic region from Fibrobacter sp. encodes:
- a CDS encoding MATE family efflux transporter: protein MPRNLYEGSILKNIGIFSIPFLISNFLQTLYGMADLFIVGQFTDAAGITAVAVGSQVMHFVTVILVGLTMGSTVLISQAVGAKRNRSISRILGNTTLVFCVLAVLLMALLLVFCPQIVSLLSTPTEAVEGTVNYLIICFLGIPFITAYNVIAAAFRGLGDTKSPMYFITVACVLNIALDYLFIGGLQMGASGAAVATIVSQTFSVALSLWAIKYSRRVNFGVRLARKDFKPHKALLAAIAKIGIPVAAQDGFIQVSFLFITLIANSRGLEIAAAVGVVEKIICFLFLVPSAMLSTVSAVSAQNIGAGSYDRARKTLYCGMGIAAGFGLFCGILFQFISEPVLALFTEDPKVIVFGTQYLHAYVFDCMVAGIHFCFSGYFCACGRSIISFVHNAISIVTLRVPGAYFASVWYPDTLFPMGIATLTGSFLSVVICAVVYFSIKSPKSHIK, encoded by the coding sequence ATGCCGCGCAACTTATATGAAGGAAGTATTCTCAAGAACATCGGGATCTTTTCCATCCCGTTTCTGATTTCCAATTTCCTTCAGACTCTTTACGGCATGGCCGACTTGTTTATCGTGGGCCAGTTTACGGATGCCGCTGGCATTACCGCCGTTGCCGTGGGAAGCCAGGTCATGCATTTTGTGACGGTGATCCTGGTGGGCCTCACCATGGGCTCCACGGTGCTGATCAGCCAGGCGGTGGGGGCAAAGCGCAACCGGAGCATTTCCAGGATTCTTGGTAACACGACCCTCGTGTTCTGCGTTCTGGCGGTTTTGTTGATGGCGCTGCTGCTGGTATTCTGCCCCCAGATCGTGTCCTTGCTTTCGACGCCCACCGAGGCGGTGGAAGGTACCGTAAACTATTTGATTATCTGCTTCCTCGGGATTCCTTTCATTACGGCCTACAACGTAATTGCCGCAGCCTTCCGCGGGCTTGGCGATACCAAGAGCCCCATGTATTTCATTACGGTAGCCTGCGTCCTGAATATTGCGTTGGACTACCTCTTCATCGGGGGGCTGCAGATGGGCGCCTCGGGGGCCGCTGTCGCTACCATCGTCTCCCAGACTTTCAGTGTAGCCCTGTCCCTTTGGGCCATCAAGTACTCCCGCCGGGTGAATTTCGGCGTACGCCTTGCCCGCAAGGATTTCAAGCCTCATAAGGCCCTCCTGGCCGCCATTGCAAAAATCGGCATTCCGGTGGCCGCCCAGGATGGCTTCATCCAGGTCTCCTTCCTGTTCATTACGTTGATCGCAAACTCCCGCGGTCTTGAAATCGCAGCCGCCGTCGGTGTGGTGGAAAAGATCATCTGCTTCCTTTTCCTCGTCCCGTCCGCCATGCTGTCCACGGTTTCCGCAGTCAGCGCACAGAACATCGGCGCCGGAAGCTACGACCGCGCCCGCAAAACCCTCTACTGCGGTATGGGAATCGCCGCAGGCTTCGGCCTTTTCTGTGGAATACTCTTCCAGTTCATTTCCGAACCGGTGCTGGCTCTGTTCACGGAAGACCCCAAGGTTATCGTTTTCGGCACCCAGTACCTTCACGCCTACGTCTTTGATTGCATGGTGGCCGGCATCCATTTCTGCTTCAGCGGATACTTCTGCGCCTGCGGACGATCCATCATATCCTTCGTCCACAACGCCATTTCCATTGTCACCCTGCGCGTGCCTGGGGCCTATTTCGCCTCCGTCTGGTATCCGGATACCCTTTTCCCCATGGGTATCGCCACCTTGACCGGCTCCTTCCTGTCAGTGGTCATTTGCGCCGTTGTCTATTTTTCCATAAAGTCGCCTAAATCACATATAAAATAG
- a CDS encoding diguanylate cyclase, whose protein sequence is MSLFLVEYIIASLVIAAIDVILASMSFKKGGVQGRALGSTCVGCALVDLSYLVSCLSDNYFVFSCMSSIYFVCIDIMLISLVIFVCDFCKLKQSMVGAGHFKLAHAFIALDIIFFAINPFWEVAVSYVPRATEFAKYSYDMHFWFYAHLAFCYAMVATCVYFLIYKLVRVPLEYKRQYLYAVFGVVAIVAINGVFLFLPGLSVYNFLDYSILGYSLGAYVFYWACFQYSTKGMMKLFKMSVFENIDQGLVLFDYVGQLILHNDMADRQWPDVKMTELMKIEDFKKLCNIEIDPKVESCVLQCYVEVNGENKPLRCEYRTLKNKRGRVIGNLFTFSNATLATDPLTGFHNWDDFCYFIDETKEKRSAPVVVAACDIMGLSFVNSTKGRHFGDQKIKVLADLLRKHFPRDSYFVRGQDVNLIVIQVVGDESSAIESIEKVKAEFDLALQYATNYVPSSVDVSDGIAEAIKGLKQKKLLDKGSSHSVILNSLVQALQECDPDTEEHVRRTQAMGAALGKRIGLSDVQQSDLSLLCLLHDIGKIGVPLEILNKPGKLTSEEWDVLRSHATKGYQIANSSTELCGIAEMILHHHERWDGAGYPDGLSRESIPLLSRVIAVVDAYDAMVNDRAYRPALPQDVAINELKRCAGSQFDPGIVSEFIQLLESLPKKPETVKKVSEEAQSLVREELNQGVEPSRTHTVHNLNFSRYVVDEQFNIVSVDKAFEKLTGFTADEVRDSHMNHMQLIPEEDRTEYMGLVMEETAKRPQAFFEHRLVRKDGTIIYVFCMGRQFYDSAARAGRSEIIVTDASTTYSLRVMADVERNKAKRRESEIENAFRRDSLTGVLTRPAFKNDTEFKLLEGKTKVMLLMIDVDHFKEYNDTYGHVAGDEFLALVGQTLNSTLRRDDIAGRMGGDEFAAALFFSKECTDEFMYQRAQQIFDKINMVLSMNPNATSLSMGAVIADDELNSFNELYECADKRLYKSKEGGRSRLSVS, encoded by the coding sequence TTGTCTCTTTTCTTGGTTGAGTATATAATTGCATCTTTGGTGATTGCCGCCATCGATGTCATTTTAGCATCTATGTCCTTTAAAAAGGGTGGCGTCCAGGGTCGTGCCTTGGGGTCCACCTGCGTCGGCTGCGCCCTGGTGGACCTGAGCTACCTGGTCAGCTGCCTCAGCGACAACTATTTCGTGTTCTCCTGCATGTCCAGCATCTACTTTGTGTGCATAGACATCATGCTGATCAGTCTTGTGATATTTGTTTGTGACTTTTGTAAGTTGAAACAATCCATGGTTGGTGCGGGCCACTTTAAACTTGCTCACGCCTTCATTGCCCTTGATATTATATTCTTTGCAATCAACCCCTTCTGGGAAGTGGCTGTCAGCTATGTGCCCCGTGCAACGGAATTTGCCAAGTACAGCTACGATATGCACTTCTGGTTCTATGCACATTTGGCATTCTGCTATGCCATGGTGGCGACCTGTGTCTATTTCTTGATCTATAAGCTGGTCAGGGTTCCTCTGGAATACAAGAGGCAGTATTTGTATGCCGTGTTTGGCGTTGTCGCTATCGTTGCAATCAATGGCGTCTTCCTATTCTTGCCGGGTCTTTCTGTTTACAACTTCCTGGACTACTCCATTCTTGGCTATAGCCTTGGCGCGTATGTTTTCTATTGGGCTTGCTTCCAGTATTCCACCAAGGGTATGATGAAACTGTTCAAGATGAGTGTTTTTGAAAATATCGACCAGGGCTTGGTGTTGTTTGATTATGTAGGCCAATTGATTTTGCATAATGACATGGCCGACCGCCAGTGGCCTGATGTCAAAATGACTGAATTGATGAAGATCGAAGATTTCAAGAAGTTGTGCAACATTGAAATCGACCCCAAGGTGGAATCCTGTGTGCTACAGTGCTATGTTGAAGTCAATGGAGAAAACAAGCCTCTGCGCTGTGAATACAGAACCTTAAAAAATAAACGTGGACGGGTCATTGGTAACCTGTTTACCTTCTCCAACGCAACCCTTGCCACAGACCCGTTGACCGGTTTCCACAACTGGGACGACTTCTGCTACTTCATAGATGAAACTAAGGAAAAGAGAAGTGCTCCTGTTGTTGTCGCTGCTTGTGACATTATGGGACTTTCCTTTGTGAACTCCACGAAGGGCCGCCATTTTGGTGACCAGAAGATAAAAGTCTTGGCAGACTTGCTTAGAAAGCATTTTCCCAGGGATTCCTACTTTGTTCGCGGCCAAGATGTGAACTTGATCGTTATCCAGGTCGTGGGGGACGAGAGCTCTGCTATCGAAAGTATTGAAAAGGTCAAGGCGGAATTTGATTTGGCGCTTCAATATGCCACGAATTATGTACCTAGTAGTGTAGATGTCTCTGATGGTATAGCGGAAGCAATCAAGGGCCTGAAACAGAAAAAACTTCTGGACAAGGGCTCCAGCCATTCCGTGATTTTGAATTCCCTGGTGCAGGCCCTGCAGGAATGCGACCCTGATACCGAGGAACACGTCCGCAGGACCCAGGCCATGGGTGCCGCCCTCGGTAAGCGTATCGGCCTTAGCGATGTTCAACAGAGTGATCTTTCCTTGCTTTGCCTGCTTCATGACATCGGTAAGATCGGTGTTCCTTTGGAAATTTTGAATAAGCCGGGCAAGCTCACTTCCGAGGAATGGGATGTGCTCCGTTCCCACGCTACCAAGGGTTACCAGATTGCAAATAGCTCCACGGAACTTTGCGGCATTGCGGAAATGATCTTGCACCATCACGAACGCTGGGACGGCGCTGGCTACCCCGATGGCTTGAGTCGTGAATCCATTCCGCTGCTTTCCCGTGTGATTGCGGTGGTGGATGCCTACGACGCCATGGTAAATGACCGCGCCTATCGCCCTGCATTGCCTCAGGATGTGGCCATCAACGAATTGAAGCGTTGTGCAGGTTCCCAGTTCGATCCGGGTATTGTTTCTGAATTTATCCAGCTGCTGGAAAGCCTCCCGAAGAAACCGGAAACCGTCAAGAAGGTTTCTGAAGAAGCCCAGTCCTTGGTTCGCGAAGAATTGAATCAGGGTGTCGAACCTTCCAGAACCCATACTGTCCATAACTTGAACTTTAGCCGCTATGTGGTGGATGAACAGTTCAATATCGTAAGCGTGGACAAGGCCTTTGAAAAGTTGACAGGCTTTACTGCGGATGAAGTTCGTGACAGCCACATGAACCACATGCAGTTGATCCCCGAAGAAGACCGTACGGAATACATGGGTCTTGTGATGGAAGAAACTGCAAAGCGTCCCCAGGCGTTCTTTGAACATCGTCTTGTCCGTAAGGACGGAACCATTATCTATGTGTTCTGCATGGGTCGCCAGTTCTATGACTCGGCAGCCCGTGCCGGTCGTTCCGAAATTATCGTGACAGATGCGTCTACAACGTATAGCCTGCGAGTCATGGCTGACGTGGAACGTAACAAGGCTAAGCGCCGCGAAAGTGAAATTGAAAATGCGTTCCGTAGGGATTCCTTGACTGGTGTGCTTACCCGCCCGGCTTTCAAGAACGATACGGAGTTCAAGCTGCTTGAGGGCAAGACTAAGGTCATGCTCCTGATGATCGATGTGGACCATTTCAAGGAATACAACGATACCTACGGTCACGTTGCCGGTGATGAATTCCTGGCGCTTGTGGGGCAGACTTTGAACTCAACACTACGTCGTGATGATATTGCTGGCCGTATGGGTGGTGATGAGTTTGCCGCAGCCCTCTTCTTCTCGAAGGAATGCACTGACGAATTCATGTACCAGCGTGCCCAGCAGATCTTTGACAAGATAAACATGGTGCTCTCCATGAATCCCAATGCCACCAGCCTCTCCATGGGTGCTGTCATTGCAGATGACGAACTCAACTCCTTCAACGAACTTTACGAATGCGCAGACAAACGCCTGTACAAGTCCAAGGAAGGCGGCCGTTCCAGACTGTCTGTTTCCTAA
- a CDS encoding TolC family protein, with the protein MINQKSIIFGLLVSTSALFAGGTWTLEDCLKQAKAKSLSMEIASLREQAADISIQQNKISRYPSVSANINNTLSDNPFNNGAKDHYSLSFGLSGSWTIWDGGVTSLNTESSELNKQAVQQSTKQTERNVQENILNAYMNLLAAQEKLITANASVELAQAEFENYTKLFEAGSITKKDLTQSQSNVMQKQVAKLSAELSVNSAKTTLRQLMELPANEEIEITDPNAELTSPDSLEAIPPYDQLLADIRKVNPGLKSDSIAIQVAQKNTKVASKNSSITVSLGANAGSGIRAWHTEGTANQTTVTPVIDTDVDQKNENRFVRQLKSNYQHSISLGINIPLVDRGATANKVLQAQINEAESQMSLRESSKNLENNVEKLYLNAMSADMQWKAAALQVEAETEAMAVAEEQRNAGALTYTDYLSQKNSLENAKVTLTNAKYTSLLARKLIDLYLGKMD; encoded by the coding sequence ATGATTAATCAGAAATCGATCATTTTTGGACTTCTTGTCAGTACCTCCGCGCTCTTTGCCGGTGGCACCTGGACTCTGGAAGACTGCCTGAAGCAGGCCAAGGCCAAGAGCCTCTCCATGGAAATTGCAAGCCTCCGCGAACAGGCGGCCGACATTTCCATCCAGCAGAACAAGATTAGCCGCTATCCTTCTGTTAGCGCAAACATCAACAACACCCTCTCCGACAACCCCTTCAACAACGGCGCCAAGGACCATTACAGCCTGAGTTTTGGATTGAGCGGCTCCTGGACCATCTGGGACGGCGGTGTTACCTCCTTGAACACAGAGTCAAGCGAATTGAACAAGCAGGCCGTACAGCAGTCCACCAAGCAGACCGAGCGTAACGTTCAGGAAAACATCCTCAACGCCTACATGAACCTGCTTGCCGCCCAGGAAAAGCTGATTACCGCCAACGCCTCCGTGGAACTTGCCCAGGCCGAGTTTGAAAACTATACCAAGCTTTTTGAAGCAGGATCCATCACCAAGAAGGACTTGACCCAATCCCAGTCCAACGTGATGCAAAAGCAGGTGGCAAAGCTTAGCGCGGAACTCAGCGTGAATTCCGCCAAGACCACCCTTCGCCAGTTGATGGAACTGCCCGCCAACGAAGAAATTGAAATCACTGACCCCAATGCGGAGCTGACCTCCCCCGACTCCCTGGAAGCCATTCCACCCTACGATCAGCTGCTGGCCGACATCCGCAAGGTGAATCCGGGCCTGAAATCCGACAGTATCGCCATCCAGGTCGCCCAGAAGAACACCAAGGTGGCAAGCAAGAATAGCTCCATCACCGTATCCCTCGGCGCAAACGCCGGCTCCGGCATCCGCGCATGGCATACCGAAGGAACCGCAAACCAGACCACCGTCACCCCCGTCATTGACACTGATGTTGATCAGAAAAACGAGAACCGCTTTGTACGCCAGCTCAAAAGCAACTACCAGCATTCCATTTCTCTCGGCATCAACATTCCGCTGGTCGATCGCGGAGCAACTGCAAACAAAGTCCTTCAGGCCCAGATCAACGAAGCTGAATCCCAGATGTCCCTCAGAGAATCTTCCAAGAATCTCGAAAACAATGTGGAAAAACTTTACCTGAATGCAATGAGCGCCGATATGCAATGGAAGGCCGCAGCACTTCAAGTCGAAGCGGAAACCGAAGCCATGGCCGTCGCCGAGGAACAGCGCAACGCAGGCGCCCTCACCTACACCGACTATCTTTCCCAGAAGAACAGCTTGGAAAACGCAAAGGTCACATTGACCAACGCCAAGTACACAAGCCTCCTGGCACGAAAGCTTATCGACCTGTACTTGGGCAAGATGGATTAA
- a CDS encoding PTS sugar transporter subunit IIA, protein MRLSERFVDNCILINSSSTTKEAILNELVDTLCSAYKLDHRAEIFDAVWNREQSRSTGIGCGLAVPHAKIDYVDRMCMVAATIENGLDFASFDGEPVYLIILIVSPGNTVGPHLKALSSVSRLLADGGVRKDLIASKTPADFLTILRAAEDKYL, encoded by the coding sequence ATGCGTCTTTCCGAAAGGTTTGTAGACAATTGCATCTTGATCAACTCTTCTAGCACGACCAAGGAAGCAATCCTGAACGAACTGGTAGACACCCTCTGCAGTGCCTACAAGCTGGATCACCGCGCCGAAATTTTTGACGCCGTATGGAATCGTGAACAGAGCCGCTCCACCGGTATCGGTTGCGGTCTGGCCGTCCCCCACGCCAAGATCGACTACGTCGACCGTATGTGCATGGTGGCAGCAACCATCGAAAACGGCCTGGACTTCGCCTCCTTCGATGGCGAACCGGTCTACCTCATCATCCTCATCGTAAGCCCGGGAAACACTGTTGGACCGCACCTCAAGGCCCTGTCCTCCGTCAGCCGCCTCCTGGCCGATGGCGGTGTCCGTAAGGATTTGATCGCATCCAAGACCCCGGCAGACTTCCTCACCATCCTCAGAGCCGCCGAAGATAAATATCTGTAA
- a CDS encoding type I 3-dehydroquinate dehydratase, with amino-acid sequence MQKVSQKYLVGLVGPEVLEAAENDPFHPVRLDLESCGALEIRYDFFDTALWPKLSERVRKIAPQQLQIGTIRLKHDGGTFDDARAVERPALWEAILNAREVPEWLDLERDYLCDHEQLNAKARSRGVGIIISEHNFVRVPGEQELEAFAKDVKRFKAGGLKIAAMSNDQDDCSRLYKFIKKQAKHFEMFAAFGMGETGKVSRIWSLKEGANLTYGAIGKAAAPGQIDVCTSKKALNQLDYINSEFELLAFLSKF; translated from the coding sequence ATGCAGAAAGTATCCCAAAAGTACCTGGTGGGCCTGGTGGGCCCCGAAGTCCTCGAAGCAGCAGAAAACGACCCCTTCCACCCGGTCCGTCTGGACCTGGAATCCTGTGGGGCACTTGAAATCCGCTACGACTTTTTCGATACCGCTCTTTGGCCGAAACTTTCTGAACGAGTCCGCAAGATCGCCCCCCAGCAGCTGCAAATCGGCACCATCCGTCTGAAGCACGACGGCGGAACCTTCGACGACGCCCGCGCCGTGGAACGTCCCGCCCTGTGGGAAGCCATCTTAAACGCCAGGGAAGTCCCGGAATGGCTTGACCTGGAACGCGACTACCTCTGCGATCACGAACAACTTAACGCCAAAGCCCGTAGCCGTGGCGTAGGAATCATCATTTCCGAGCATAATTTCGTCCGCGTCCCTGGGGAACAGGAACTTGAAGCCTTCGCCAAGGACGTCAAGCGATTCAAGGCCGGCGGTCTGAAGATCGCCGCCATGAGCAACGACCAGGACGACTGCAGCAGGCTCTACAAGTTCATCAAGAAGCAAGCCAAGCATTTCGAGATGTTCGCCGCCTTCGGCATGGGGGAAACCGGAAAGGTCAGCCGAATCTGGTCCCTCAAGGAAGGCGCCAACCTGACCTACGGAGCCATCGGAAAGGCAGCAGCCCCCGGTCAAATCGACGTTTGCACCTCCAAAAAAGCCCTGAATCAGCTGGATTATATCAATTCGGAATTTGAATTATTGGCGTTTTTGAGCAAATTTTAA
- a CDS encoding ATP-dependent Clp protease proteolytic subunit has product MADCNEKKEAQAPDMLKKAEEYLANNRRIFLWGGVDDESAERIVKQLLYLDSLNHDDITLYINSPGGVISSGLAIYDCMNAIKSDVVTVCCGQAASMGAVLLTSGAKGKRYAWPNARIMIHQPLIHGEIVAPASDIQIQAEEMLRIRNITGKILAETSGHTMEEIDRDTERDNFMSAEQAKAYGLIDVVESKL; this is encoded by the coding sequence ATGGCAGATTGTAACGAAAAGAAAGAAGCTCAAGCCCCGGATATGTTGAAGAAGGCCGAAGAATACTTGGCCAACAACCGCCGTATTTTCCTCTGGGGCGGTGTGGATGATGAAAGCGCCGAACGTATTGTCAAGCAGCTTTTGTATTTGGATTCCTTGAACCACGACGATATTACTCTTTACATCAACAGCCCGGGTGGCGTAATCTCCAGCGGTCTCGCTATTTATGACTGCATGAATGCCATCAAGAGCGATGTGGTTACCGTCTGCTGCGGCCAGGCTGCCTCCATGGGCGCAGTGCTCCTCACTTCCGGTGCCAAGGGCAAGCGCTATGCATGGCCCAACGCTCGCATCATGATTCATCAGCCCCTGATTCACGGTGAAATTGTTGCCCCGGCAAGCGATATCCAGATCCAGGCTGAAGAAATGCTGCGCATCCGTAACATTACGGGCAAGATTCTTGCTGAAACTTCCGGCCACACCATGGAAGAAATTGACCGCGATACCGAACGCGACAACTTCATGAGTGCTGAACAGGCTAAGGCCTACGGCCTCATCGACGTGGTTGAAAGCAAGCTTTAA
- the ftsY gene encoding signal recognition particle-docking protein FtsY: MGLFSAIKSGLAKTRDALMGELKGIVGAGKITDDTLEELEEHLIKADVGVEAAFLLTDALRESALGKSLTTEQVLDIMRSEAERLLKDPPPFELKGKPHVILVIGVNGAGKTTTIGKLAARLIGEGKKVMIAACDTFRAAAIDQLETWAERSGAEFVKHQEGSDPASVAFDACSAAVARGCDVVLIDTAGRLHNKDYLMEELKKIVRVIKKVSPDMPQDMWLVIDGNTGQNTINQTKIFNQSFPLTGLVVTKLDGTARGGAVLSIASSLQIPIRWIGMGERIDQLVPFSKAEYVEGLFENALEEKSE, encoded by the coding sequence ATGGGACTTTTTTCTGCGATTAAAAGTGGCCTTGCCAAGACCCGCGACGCCCTCATGGGTGAATTGAAGGGTATTGTCGGTGCCGGCAAGATTACAGATGATACTTTGGAAGAACTTGAAGAACACCTGATCAAGGCTGATGTGGGTGTGGAAGCTGCCTTCCTTTTGACTGACGCACTTCGTGAAAGCGCCCTGGGTAAGTCTCTTACCACGGAGCAGGTGCTGGACATCATGCGCAGTGAAGCGGAACGCCTTCTGAAGGATCCTCCTCCGTTTGAACTGAAGGGCAAGCCCCATGTGATTCTCGTAATCGGTGTGAATGGTGCTGGAAAGACAACCACCATCGGTAAACTTGCAGCCCGCCTTATCGGCGAAGGCAAGAAGGTGATGATTGCCGCCTGCGATACCTTCCGTGCTGCCGCTATTGACCAGCTTGAAACCTGGGCAGAACGTTCCGGTGCAGAATTCGTGAAGCACCAGGAAGGTTCCGATCCCGCTTCCGTGGCGTTTGACGCTTGCAGCGCCGCCGTTGCCCGCGGTTGCGATGTGGTTCTTATTGATACCGCAGGTCGTCTGCACAATAAGGACTACTTGATGGAAGAACTGAAGAAGATTGTCCGCGTCATCAAGAAGGTGAGCCCGGATATGCCTCAGGACATGTGGCTTGTCATCGATGGCAACACCGGACAGAACACTATCAACCAGACCAAGATTTTCAACCAGAGCTTCCCGCTGACGGGTCTTGTGGTGACGAAGCTGGATGGTACCGCCCGTGGTGGCGCCGTTCTTTCCATTGCAAGTTCCCTGCAGATTCCTATCCGCTGGATCGGCATGGGTGAACGCATTGATCAGCTGGTGCCGTTCAGCAAGGCTGAATATGTGGAAGGTCTGTTCGAAAACGCACTGGAAGAAAAATCCGAGTAG
- a CDS encoding thioredoxin family protein, whose amino-acid sequence MRKILVVLCLLLAVYAIAAESPKRMVRWMEYENALAKAKETPKLVFVDMYADWCVPCRVMDQSVYTDPTVASLLNTRFYPVKLDAESQDSIVCDGKKNTIQRCYFDVWELEALPAFVLLAPKGNSILTVTQSMSPQEMQYLLYEFLEKEKEWFAR is encoded by the coding sequence ATGAGAAAGATTCTTGTCGTCTTGTGCCTATTACTTGCGGTGTACGCTATTGCCGCGGAATCTCCCAAGCGCATGGTCCGCTGGATGGAATACGAGAACGCCCTGGCCAAGGCCAAGGAGACTCCCAAGCTGGTTTTCGTGGATATGTATGCGGATTGGTGTGTGCCTTGCCGAGTGATGGATCAAAGTGTCTATACCGACCCGACGGTGGCTTCCCTTTTGAACACCCGTTTTTATCCGGTAAAGCTTGATGCCGAATCCCAGGATTCCATTGTGTGCGATGGAAAGAAGAATACCATCCAACGCTGCTATTTTGATGTGTGGGAACTGGAAGCCTTGCCTGCATTCGTACTGCTGGCGCCTAAGGGAAACTCTATTTTAACGGTGACACAGTCCATGTCCCCGCAAGAAATGCAATATTTACTTTATGAATTTCTAGAAAAAGAGAAGGAGTGGTTTGCGCGATGA
- a CDS encoding glycosyltransferase family 2 protein encodes MSEEFLFVVQIVFWVMLVLTLHCYLLFPVTLPFVSEIFKRKKKTADVTGDLPTVSILISAYNEEAVIERKIQNILEIDYPKDKLEVLIGDDGSADRTAEIVARYADQGITLVKAPKNAGKAAMLNRLNSIAKNDILVLCDANTMFFPNVVRKLVQPFQDKKIGCACGHLILSDKSGSVLGRGESSYWDLESEIKKFEGILDRLIGGNGALYAIRRELYTELPVKKSVMDDFFIATKVLQKGYFCTFVSSAIGTEQTSKESSGEFRRKVRIGRANFNFLLSYLPLLSPFRPLTAYLFFSHKILRWFSPHILILLFVANALLLTSGLIYQIFFGAMTLALLVALFKIVPSGYYFLSMNFAMLKGFFLAFTREKSGGWAREARSDDEA; translated from the coding sequence ATGAGTGAAGAATTCCTTTTTGTGGTTCAGATTGTCTTTTGGGTGATGCTCGTCTTGACGCTGCATTGCTATTTGCTGTTCCCGGTGACGCTTCCCTTTGTAAGCGAAATTTTCAAGCGCAAGAAAAAAACTGCGGATGTTACTGGTGATCTTCCGACAGTATCCATCTTGATTTCTGCATACAACGAAGAGGCGGTCATCGAACGCAAGATTCAGAATATCCTTGAAATAGACTACCCCAAGGATAAGCTCGAGGTGCTGATTGGCGATGATGGTTCCGCCGACCGTACTGCAGAAATTGTTGCTCGTTATGCCGACCAGGGCATCACTTTGGTGAAGGCTCCCAAGAATGCCGGCAAGGCCGCCATGCTGAACCGTTTGAACAGCATTGCCAAAAATGATATTCTTGTGCTGTGCGATGCAAACACCATGTTCTTCCCCAACGTGGTCCGCAAACTGGTGCAGCCTTTCCAGGACAAGAAAATCGGATGCGCCTGTGGCCACTTGATTTTGTCCGATAAGAGCGGCAGCGTTCTTGGACGTGGTGAAAGTTCCTACTGGGATTTGGAATCTGAAATCAAGAAGTTCGAAGGAATCCTGGACCGGCTTATTGGCGGTAACGGCGCCTTGTACGCAATTCGTCGTGAACTCTACACGGAGCTTCCGGTAAAGAAGAGCGTCATGGATGACTTCTTCATTGCAACCAAGGTTTTGCAGAAAGGTTATTTCTGTACCTTCGTTTCCAGCGCCATCGGTACGGAACAGACTTCCAAGGAGTCCAGCGGTGAATTCCGCCGTAAGGTTCGTATCGGCCGAGCAAACTTCAATTTCCTGCTTTCCTATTTGCCGTTGCTGAGCCCGTTCCGCCCGTTGACTGCCTACTTGTTCTTCTCTCACAAGATTTTGCGCTGGTTCTCTCCCCACATCTTGATTTTGCTTTTTGTGGCCAACGCCTTGCTTTTGACTAGCGGCTTGATTTACCAGATTTTCTTTGGCGCTATGACCTTGGCTCTTTTAGTGGCTTTGTTCAAGATTGTTCCTAGCGGATATTATTTCTTGTCCATGAACTTCGCTATGCTCAAGGGTTTCTTCCTGGCCTTTACTCGTGAAAAGAGCGGTGGCTGGGCCCGTGAAGCTCGTAGTGACGACGAAGCGTAA